TACCCGGCAATGGAGTGGTAGGCTTCCGTCAGGTTCTCGGAGGGCGCGCTCACCCATGCCGTGAAGACGTTCGTCGCATCCCGCCGGTCCGTCAACCCGATCACCTCCTGGTGGTATTTGCCGGCGGCTGCGCTCACCTGATGTTGACCCCGCTCCCACACGATGCGCGCACGCGGCTCGAAGAACCGGTTGATCTCGTTGCCCGTGAACAGCTGCGCCACGACTCCAACGCGGGCGCGCAATTCGGAGGAGATGTGGATGTCCGGTTCCAGATAGATCCCGATCTTGTGCCGGCGACCAATACCCAATTCCAGATCCTGATAGAGACCGCCGAGTTGCGCCTCCAGCGAGGGTGCGCGGGCGAAAATGCCGTACTTATACTCGGTTCTACCGATAAAATTCGTAAAATTGACCGCGTAGTTGAAGCTGTTGTGCTGGGACACTCGCACAGGGTCCCCCACGGGGCCCAGTTCGTTGCTCATGTGTGACACGGAGAAGAGCAGTTCGCCGAGGAACGGTTTCCCGCCGGAAAGAAACAGGTAGCGGAGCCCGTACGCCGTGTTCTCCCAGCGCACTTCATCCAGCACCCGATCCACACTCGGCTCGCCCAGCACGCCGGCGTCGTGGGTGCGCAGCATACTGAAGGAGAGCTGCTGGTTATCGTTCAGCACCATATGCAGCTTGCCAAACGCATCGCCAAACGTGTAGGGCAGCGGCTGTTTCAGGTAGAGATCCGCCCCCTGATCGATGACGGACTGCCGAAAGGAGCCGAGGATCGACACGCGATCCCGCTTGAGCGGCGCTTCGAAGAGCGCGCCGCTTACGAACGGTGCGAGCGAAACCGAGCCGGCCGCCCGCTTTTTATTGCCGTTGCGCGAATAGATATCGATCACGGACGAGATCCGCCCGCTGAACTGGCTCCCGAATCCGCCGGCGTAGACGTCCGCCCGGTTGATGATATCCGACGGAAACGCGGAATAGAAGCCTAGGATGTGAAACGGCTGGTGGACGTACATCCCATCCAGCAGCACCATATTGTGCGAGGGTTCGCCGCCGCGGATAAAAAACTGCCCGCCGCGGTCGCCGATCGACACGACGCCGGGCATCGTGCCGAGATATGTCGCGAGGTCACGCGAGACGTCTGGCGCCGGCACCAGTTCGATATCCTCCGGGCGCACCGTCTGCAGGCCGGCGGTCACCCGCGCTGCGCCGCCGACGCGCTCGGCCTCCACCAGCACTTCGTCCATCTGAGATTCGCCGTATTCGAGCGCGACGTTGATGGTATGGATGCTGCCGGGGCGCAACACCAGCGTATCGCGGTACGGCGCGTAACCGATATACGAAATGCTGAGCAGATACTGGCCCGCCGGGATGCGGGATACCGTGTAGACGCCGTCGTTATCCGTCACGGTGCCAAAAAAGGCGCCGTTTTCGTTATCGAGCAGGATGTTGACCCCCTGCATCGCTTCGCCGTCTTCCCGGTCCGTCACAAATCCGCGCACCGTCGCCGTCTGGGCAGACGCCGACTGCGCCATGCCCAGGAGGAGTAAGAGGACAACCAACAGGAGCGAAAGGTGTGCGCGACCACCAGTGCCTTTTAAGCCACCGGAGATTCTTAAGCCACCGGAGATTCTTAAGCCACCAGGGCCTGCCATGCGCGTGGCAGCAGGCAGAGTACGGGATACGAACATACGGCTACGGCTCCGCTAAGGCGTTGGTGTGCCGGGAAGGGTGGCA
The genomic region above belongs to Rhodothermales bacterium and contains:
- a CDS encoding carboxypeptidase regulatory-like domain-containing protein, with the protein product MVVLLLLLGMAQSASAQTATVRGFVTDREDGEAMQGVNILLDNENGAFFGTVTDNDGVYTVSRIPAGQYLLSISYIGYAPYRDTLVLRPGSIHTINVALEYGESQMDEVLVEAERVGGAARVTAGLQTVRPEDIELVPAPDVSRDLATYLGTMPGVVSIGDRGGQFFIRGGEPSHNMVLLDGMYVHQPFHILGFYSAFPSDIINRADVYAGGFGSQFSGRISSVIDIYSRNGNKKRAAGSVSLAPFVSGALFEAPLKRDRVSILGSFRQSVIDQGADLYLKQPLPYTFGDAFGKLHMVLNDNQQLSFSMLRTHDAGVLGEPSVDRVLDEVRWENTAYGLRYLFLSGGKPFLGELLFSVSHMSNELGPVGDPVRVSQHNSFNYAVNFTNFIGRTEYKYGIFARAPSLEAQLGGLYQDLELGIGRRHKIGIYLEPDIHISSELRARVGVVAQLFTGNEINRFFEPRARIVWERGQHQVSAAAGKYHQEVIGLTDRRDATNVFTAWVSAPSENLTEAYHSIAGYRFHPNDWLEISTETFYKYFTNIWIAEWTSFPRFTSRMQRADGRALGSDLRIEVRRPAFYAYLNYGLSSVHYNAKQAALPIWYGVERLRFRPPHDRRHQLNILVSTKLKVFDVSVRWNYGSGLPYNQIIGFDGFVNMDGIQDIFTAIDSRRIIYDRPFEGVLPAYHRLDISLERTFEWEHAGLILQAGAINVYNRRNLLALDIFTLRRSDQLPFVPTVGVKVTFN